Sequence from the Candidatus Binataceae bacterium genome:
GACCTCGGCGCCCTCCGGATCGACGTATTTCGATTCGTAGCTGTAGAACTCGTGGCGTCCCTTGATGACGATTTCGCCGGGAATCGAGGACTCGGGCCGCTCGTTGCCGAGCACCGCGCATTCCAGCTCGCGCCCGATGCAGGAGGCCTCGATCAGCACCTTGCGGTCGTACGCAAACGCCTCCTCGAGCGCCGCGCCGAGTTCGCGCTCGCTCTTGACCTTGCTGATCCCGACCGACGAGCCGAGCGCATTGGGCTTGACGAACACCGGGTACCCGAGCGAACGCGCAAGCTCGGCCGCGCGCGCCGGCTTCTCGCGCCATTGCCAGCGCTCAATCATCGCGTAGCGCACCACAGGCAATCCAGCCTCGCGCAACAGCCGCTTTTGGACGTCCTTGTCCATCCCGACCGCGGAGCCGAGCACGCCCGCGCCGACGTATGGAAGGCCCGCCAGCTCCAGCAGCCCCTGCACGGTGCCGTCCTCGCCATAACTCCCATGCAGGACGGGAAACACGACGTCGAGCGGGCCGGGGAGCTTGCCGGCGCCGGGCCCCGCAACTTCTGCGGCGCGCGGCGCGCCGGCCGGTGCTTGGACTAACGCGTTGGCAGCGGGATGAGGCAGCAGGCTGACCTCAATACCGCCGCCTGCGAGCGCTTCCAGGCGCGGCGCCGCGTCGGCCAGCATCCGGATCGCGTCGGCGCGCCAATACCAGCGCCCGTCGCGGCCGATCCCGATCGGCACCACTTCATAGCGCGCCGGATCCATCGCCGACATCACGGTGAACGCCGAACGCAGCGAGATCTCATGCTCG
This genomic interval carries:
- a CDS encoding D-alanine--D-alanine ligase family protein, which gives rise to MAQTKKIRVGVLFGGRSSEHEISLRSAFTVMSAMDPARYEVVPIGIGRDGRWYWRADAIRMLADAAPRLEALAGGGIEVSLLPHPAANALVQAPAGAPRAAEVAGPGAGKLPGPLDVVFPVLHGSYGEDGTVQGLLELAGLPYVGAGVLGSAVGMDKDVQKRLLREAGLPVVRYAMIERWQWREKPARAAELARSLGYPVFVKPNALGSSVGISKVKSERELGAALEEAFAYDRKVLIEASCIGRELECAVLGNERPESSIPGEIVIKGRHEFYSYESKYVDPEGAEVRIPAALNAAQSEHLRQLACGAFRALGLRGMARVDFLARPALSEIYVNEVNTIPGFTAISMYPKLWEASGLPLNRLIDRLIELALEEHRERAALKITYEIKG